The DNA window AGCAGCGTCGTCACCGTGCTGGGGCACCGGGCCCTTGGCGACAGGCTCAGGACGGTGTTCATCGACACCGCGCTCATGCGCGAAGGCGAGCCGGAAAGGGTGGTCCGGATATTCGACGGGATGGGGATCCCTGTGGATCTCGTGGATGCGAGGGCCGATTTCCTGGGCGCCCTGAAGGGGCTGTCCGACCCGGAGGAGAAGCGCAACGCCATCACCAGGACCTTCTATTCCACCGTCTTCGGCAGGATCGTCAGGGAAACGGGAGCCAAATACCTGCTTCACGGAACCATCCTGACGGACATCGAGGAGACCGTCGCCGGGATCAAGCGCCAGCACAACATCCTCTCGCAGCTTGGCATCGATCCGCGGGAGGAGTATGGCTACAATGTGGTAGAGCCCCTCAAAACCCTGCGCAAGGACGGTGTGCGGGAAGTGGCCAAACTGCTGGAAATGCCCCCCGAACTCACCAACAGGATCCCTTTCCCGGGGCCGGCCCTCGCCACGCGGATCGTTGGCGAGGTGACGGAAGATCGCATCGCCACCGTCCGGGCAGCCACGGCCATCGTCGAGGAGGAGCTTTCCGGCAGCGGCGCGTTCCAGTACCTGGCCGTTCTGTTGAACGACAGGGCAACGGGCATCCGTGACGGGAAGCGGGAGTTCGGGCAGATCATCGTCGTGCGTTCCATCGACAGCGTCGACGCCAGGGAAGCGACCGCCGTCGAGATCCCGTGGGAGACGCTGCACCGCATCTGTGCAAGGGTCACGGGCATACCCGGCGTCAAC is part of the bacterium genome and encodes:
- a CDS encoding ExsB family transcriptional regulator — translated: MDYSAFVEEQVASLRETVGDGLAINALSGGVDSSVVTVLGHRALGDRLRTVFIDTALMREGEPERVVRIFDGMGIPVDLVDARADFLGALKGLSDPEEKRNAITRTFYSTVFGRIVRETGAKYLLHGTILTDIEETVAGIKRQHNILSQLGIDPREEYGYNVVEPLKTLRKDGVREVAKLLEMPPELTNRIPFPGPALATRIVGEVTEDRIATVRAATAIVEEELSGSGAFQYLAVLLNDRATGIRDGKREFGQIIVVRSIDSVDAREATAVEIPWETLHRICARVTGIPGVNRCLYDLTPKPPATVEYV